TCATAGCAATTATTACAAGTTTGAGTGAAATGAATTTTCATTCAATTAAAAGGAAAATGGGTGTAAATCCCATGCTGTCCCGCAACTGTAAATGAGGAGTTTTGTTTCCATTGACACAGAGTTATTACTCGTGAAGGTGAAACAAAATAATGATTCATGAGCCAGAATGCCTGCTTGTAAGAAGATTCATTGATGATCTACGAAAGATAGGGAGATGGATGGAGACTTACTTTTTGTAAGCTTATCTATCCTTATTCTTTTTGAATAAGGTTTTTTTATGCTTTCTTTTATCTAATAGTAGATGCTTTTGAACCAAGATAGGAGATAGGAGACAGAAAATGAGATTGACAAAGTATTTACTTCCTTTTGTACTTTTTTTGACTTTCAGTGTTCTTGCAGGTTGTACAAACACTAATACAGAAAAGGGAAAAACAACAACACAAACAAATGACGAAAAAATGATAACGATTGGATGGCCTTTAGATGTCGGTCCATTAAACCCTCATACATATTTACCTAATCAAATGACTGCACAAGCAATGGTCTACGAATCTTTGGTTGAGTATAACGATGATGGGACTATTACACCTAAGCTAGCAGAAAGTTGGGACATTTCAAAGGATAAGACTTCTTACATTTTCCATTTAAGAAAAGACGTTAAGTATTCAGACGGAACTGCTTTTAATGCGGATAATGTCATTCGTAACTTCGATGCCATACTAGCAAATCGGGAAATACATTTTTGGATGGGCATGGTCAACCATATTGTTGAGGTTGTAAAAGAAGATGATTATACAATTCGTTTGCAATTAGATGAACCTTATTATCCAGTATTAAACGAACTGGCCTTTGTACGTCCATTCCGTTTTTTAGGGGATAACGGATTCCCTGAAGGAGATGCGACGCAAGATTCCATCAAAGCACCAGTTGGTACAGGTCCATGGGTATTAACAGATTACAAAAAAGATGAATATGCTTTATTTAGTCGCAACGAAAACTATTGGGGGGAAAAACCTCTCTTAGAACAAATTAAAGTAAAAATCATCCCTGATTCTGAATCGATTTCGTTGGCATTTGAAAACGAAGAGTTAGATTTAATTTATGGTCGTGGCATCATTAGTTTAGATAACTATTCGTATTTAAAAGATAGTGACAAATATAAAACAGCTACCTCTGAACCATTGTCTACAAAAGCGTTATTATTCAATACGCAGTCAGGACCGTTAGCAGAATTAAAGGTACGTCAAGCCATTCAATATGCTATCAATAAGGAGCAAATGGTTGATAGTATTACACATGGTACAGAAAAAGTGGCCGACACACTATTTTGGGATGCAATTCCTTTTGCCAATATTGATTTAGAACCAATCTTGTATAATCCAGAAAAAGCGCAACAGCTACTTGATGAAGCTGGGTGGACATTACAAAAGGGCGATAAAATTCGTTCAAAAAACGGACAACCATTATCATTGGATTTAATCTATATCGCAACAGATGCCATTCAAAAACCAATGGCTGAGTTGATGCAAGGGGAACTAGCAAAAATAGGGGTACAGTTGAATCTAGAAGGTGCAGATGTAATGGTTGGCCTTCAAAAATTAATGGATAATCAGGTGGATATTAATTTTTGGCGTACAAACGGACCACCAACAGATCCACATGGCTTTGCTAATGAATCAGCTACACCAAATGCTAGTGGTGTTTATGAAGCAAAATTAGGTTTACCAAACGCCAAAGAAATTGATACTAAAATTCACCAATTATTAGTTGGAACAGATGAAGAGGAACGAGTGCAGCTCTATACGGATATTTTAACTATGTTCCATGATCAAGCACTTTTCTATCCGATATCTTATGAAACAAATAACGTGATTTATCAACCATATATGAAGGATTTTGTGCCTCGTGCATCTGAATATGATATTCCATATGCACAAATGGATA
This genomic interval from Lysinibacillus sphaericus contains the following:
- the nikA gene encoding nickel ABC transporter substrate-binding protein, with product MRLTKYLLPFVLFLTFSVLAGCTNTNTEKGKTTTQTNDEKMITIGWPLDVGPLNPHTYLPNQMTAQAMVYESLVEYNDDGTITPKLAESWDISKDKTSYIFHLRKDVKYSDGTAFNADNVIRNFDAILANREIHFWMGMVNHIVEVVKEDDYTIRLQLDEPYYPVLNELAFVRPFRFLGDNGFPEGDATQDSIKAPVGTGPWVLTDYKKDEYALFSRNENYWGEKPLLEQIKVKIIPDSESISLAFENEELDLIYGRGIISLDNYSYLKDSDKYKTATSEPLSTKALLFNTQSGPLAELKVRQAIQYAINKEQMVDSITHGTEKVADTLFWDAIPFANIDLEPILYNPEKAQQLLDEAGWTLQKGDKIRSKNGQPLSLDLIYIATDAIQKPMAELMQGELAKIGVQLNLEGADVMVGLQKLMDNQVDINFWRTNGPPTDPHGFANESATPNASGVYEAKLGLPNAKEIDTKIHQLLVGTDEEERVQLYTDILTMFHDQALFYPISYETNNVIYQPYMKDFVPRASEYDIPYAQMDTE